AGGATCCTTCCGCCCGCGCCCTTGCGCGCCGCATCGAGCAAGCCCTCCAGCGCCGGCGCGCCAATGGTCCCACGCAGCCCGCCCAACTCCGCCGGGTGGCCGAAGGGTAGCCCGGGCGCCAGCGAGAGCCGGGCTGGCGGCCTCGGTGGCCCGTCGAGCACCGCCAGCAGCCCGGACCGTAGCTCGAACTCCCAGGCGGCCCGGAACGCCAGCCCGCCCGGCCCGAGCTCCAGCATCTCCTGCGCGCGATCGCGGACGCCCCCGAGTATCGACGACACGCTCAAGGCACCTGGAAGGCGACGCCCTCGCGAAGGCTGCGCACCGCCAGAAGGCTGGCGCTGGTGACCGCCCTGAGCTCCTCCCACGGAATCGGCCAGGGGCCGCCCGTCCTGCAAGCTTCCAGGAAGGCCTCGAGCTCGCTCCGATGCCCCTTGTCCCGGCCCGCCGACTCCCTGGTGCGGGCGCCATCCCGCCAAAGCTCGATGGTCTCCCACCCGTCGAGCACCGCCACCCGACCGCCCCCGAAGACCTCCAGCCGCTCGGACGGGAAGGCCTTGTCGCCGCCCGCCTGGTAGAAGACCACCGAGAGGCTGCCGTTGGCGTGCCTCACCGAGATGGCCACCCGGTCGTCGGCGGCCTCGATGCCTTGCACGAGCGCCACCGACTCGGCCTGGACCCGGACCGGCAGGCTGCCGGCCAACGCGACGCAGGTGTCCAGGGCGTGGCAAGCCTCTCCCACCAGCCTCCCGCCGCCAACCTCCTCGTCCTGGGTCCAGTGCTCCTTCGGGATCGGCCCGGGCGCGAACCGATAGGAGATGCTGAGTGGCACGGCCCCGCCCATGTGGCGCTTCACCCGCGCCAGCCCTGGCGCGAAGCGCCGGTTGAAGCCGACGGTGAGGAGCGGGCAGGCCGCGCCAAGCCCCTCGACGCAGGCCTCGATCCGCTGGAGCTCCTCCTCGTTGATGCACAGCGGCTTCTCGACGAACACGTGCTTGCCGGCCTGCAGCGCCGCCACCACCAGGTCGGCGTGCAGGTCGTGGCGCGTCGCGATCAGCACGGCCTGGGTGGAGGCGTCGGCCAGGATCTCGGCGACGTCGGTGGTGGCGAAGGCGAAACCCCTGGTGCGGGCCGCCTGCTCGCCGGACATGCCCTTCGCCGTGCAGAGCCCCCGCCAGACAAACCCCTGGACCCGGTCGAGCACGGGCATGAGCACCAGTCGCGCGTAGTTGCCGGCGCCGACGAGGCTCACTCCGACGGGACCTGCCGCCGCCGGCGCCCGGGCGAAGTCCACCCTCCGCCGCAGCGGCCGCTCCTCCTTCGGGTATTGGAGGATGATCCCGAGGGCCGACTTGTCCCGCGAGGTCACCAGATCGTAGGCGGTC
The genomic region above belongs to Anaeromyxobacter sp. and contains:
- a CDS encoding bi-domain-containing oxidoreductase, yielding MKQVVQDVRSGRTEVREIPAPIAGPGQLVVAIAASLLSAGTERYVVELARKSLLGKARQRPDHVKRVLQKLKNEGLVATAQQVLAKLSEPMPLGYSAAGVVLECGRGVQDFKPGDRVACAGPHAGVVSVGRNLCARIPDGVTDEQAAYTSVAAIGLEGVRLAKVTLGERVLVIGLGLIGQICVALLKAQGCRVIGTDIDPAKLELARSFGADVVAQGSPLDAIKAFTGGHGVDAAVITAATESNEPIEFSAAACRTKGRIVLVGVVGLQLPRPPFFAKELEFTVSSSLGPGRNDPSYEDKGIDYPIGHARWTARRNMEAVLDLVEQGKLPVERLTTHRFPIEEAGTAYDLVTSRDKSALGIILQYPKEERPLRRRVDFARAPAAAGPVGVSLVGAGNYARLVLMPVLDRVQGFVWRGLCTAKGMSGEQAARTRGFAFATTDVAEILADASTQAVLIATRHDLHADLVVAALQAGKHVFVEKPLCINEEELQRIEACVEGLGAACPLLTVGFNRRFAPGLARVKRHMGGAVPLSISYRFAPGPIPKEHWTQDEEVGGGRLVGEACHALDTCVALAGSLPVRVQAESVALVQGIEAADDRVAISVRHANGSLSVVFYQAGGDKAFPSERLEVFGGGRVAVLDGWETIELWRDGARTRESAGRDKGHRSELEAFLEACRTGGPWPIPWEELRAVTSASLLAVRSLREGVAFQVP